In Nocardia sp. NBC_01327, the genomic stretch CGATACCCGCGCCCACGAGCAGGATGAGAACGCCGACAATCTCCTCCGGCGTCAGCCGATCGTCACCGTCGGCCGCATCGAGCAGCCCCGACAACAAATCGTCGCGGCGCTCTTTACTGCGTTCGATGGTGAGCTCGGTGTAGTAGCCGACCAGTGCGCCGATGGCCTGCATGGCCTCGGGCCGCAGATCGGTGGACTCCTCATCGGTGTACATGATCTCCATGCCGAGCTTGCGAATCATTTCGCGATCGGCCTCGGGCACGCCGACCAGTTCGGAGATCACATCGGTCGGGAACGGCCCGGCGAAATCGGTCATGAGATCGAAGCTGCCGCGTTCGAGCAGCGGGTCCAGCACGCCGCGCGCGATCTCCTGTAGTCGCGGGGCCAGCGACTGCACCCGATGGGCGGTGAAGGCGCGGGTCACCAGACCGCGCAGCCGGGTGTGCTTGGGCGGATCCATGGCGACGAAGGAGAAGAAGCGTTCCGCCTGCGGCCCCCAGAAGGCGGGCTCCATCCGCAGCCCGTTCACGCTGGAGAAACGCTCCGAATCCCGGAGCGCGGCCAGCACGTCGGCGTGCCTGGAGAGCGCCCAGAAGTCGTCGGTATCGTTCCGGTAGACGGGAGCCTCGGTACGCAGCCTGGCATAGTGGGGATACGGATCGGCGTGAATTTCGAAGTCGTATGGGCTGTAGCGCGACATGAGCAAACACTAATCGAATTGGATTGGGAGCGTAGTGAACTCGGAATCGGCAGCGGAGCGCATCGACACGACCAAACCGCATCCGGCCCGTCGTTACGACTATTGGCTGGGCGGTAAGGACAACTACGCCGCCGACCGCGAGTCCGCCGACGCGGTGGCCGAGGCCTTCCCGACCGTCCGGCTGGCCGCGGTGGAGAACCGCAACTTCCTGCGCCGGGTCACCGCGTACCTGACCGCCGAAACCGGCATCCGCCAGTTCCTGGACATCGGCGCGGGCCTGCCCACCGCGGGCAATGTGCACGAGATCGCCCAGGGCATCGCCCCCGAATCACGCATCGTCTACGTGGACAACGACCCCATCGTGCTCATGCACGCGCGCACCCTGCTCGACAGCGCCCCCGAGGGCGCGACCGCCTATCTGGACGCGGACCTGCGCGATCCGGAGCGGATTCTGTCCCATCCGGATCTGCTGGCCACCCTGGATCTGAACGAGCCGGTGGCGCTGATGCTGGTCGCCATCATGCACTTCTTCACCGATGAGACCCGCCCCTACGAACTGGTGCGCACCCTGTGCGAGGCACTGCCGCCGGGCAGCCACCTGGTCATGTCGCATGCCACCAACGACTACCTCGACGACGAGGATGTGGCCCGCACCCGCGAGGCCAATCAGCGCAGCGGAGTTCCCTTCCAGCTCCGCTCCAGCGCCGAGTTCGCGAAATTCTTCTCCGGGTTCGATATGGTCGCGCCGGGCATCACCTCGGTGACGGCATGGCGGCCGGACGAATGGCGGCCGCATCCGCGCGCGGAGGCCGTCTCCATGCTCGGCGGCGTCGCGCATATCTCGTAGCGCAGCGCCCGTCCTCGGCTCAGAGCCTGCCGACGTCCTTCAGCACGCGCCGGGCCTGCGCGAACAGCATGCCGACATTCACGGTTTTGCGGCAGACGACCACGATGACGACATCTTCGCGACTCTCGGTGCGGACGAACAGGTGTGTCAGGTTATCGCTGTTGACCAGAATCTCCTGGAAGTAGTGCCGGTCCAATCGGACACCGCGGCGCTCCTTCCAAATGTCCTCGATCATCACCACATTGCGGCCCTGGAACAGATCCAGGGTGGCCGCGGCGAGCAGATCGAGTACCTCCTGCGGATGATTGTCGACGGTCTCGACGGCCAGCAGCATTCCGGTGGTCATATCGATCGCACCGGCGGCCAGGCACTCCGGGACTTCCGATCGCAGGGTCTTGACCAGAACTCCGATGCGGTCGGACAGACTTCCGGGACCTGTCGCGTTCGAGGTATTCATGGTGTCCTTTCTGATTGCCGCACAAGGGCGGTCCGTTGATAACCACGGGTGGCGGGCTGCGGCGGGCGGGGCGGCAGCGTGTCATTGATGCCGCTGGCCCCGCGGCGGCGGCGCGGCAGCATCGATCTGGCCGCGCCGGAGTGCGCGGTCTCGGCGGACTGGGGCTGCGCGCGCTCCGGTGCGGCAATGCCGATGAGATCGGCGTCGAGCATGCGGACGACCTCCACCGTGACCGCATACAGGCTGCGGCACAGCAGCATTGCGATATCCCGACAACTGCGCCGGCCGTTGACCCACAGCAGGATCTCCTGCCGCTGCGCGCTGCCGGGGACCTCGAGCGCACTGCCGGGGCCGCTGAGCACCGCGCGGCCGATATCGGTGAGCACCAGGTGATTACGGTGCGGAGACACCCGGCCGTGCGCCAGCGCGGTCAGCCGCCTATCGGTCTCCAGCAGCAATCGGGCCGGCTCGACGCCGGGTTCGCGGGCGCCCGGCTCCTGCGCGGGTTCGGGCAGGTCGTGCCAGCTGCAGTCGGCGACCCAGCCGGCGGTAATGGCGAAGGCGCCGTCGAGCGCCGCCATCAGGACGACCACGCGCATATCGGCGGCCCCGGCGCAGCTGCGTCCGGGCCGGGACAGGAGTTCGCGCACACCGGGTGCGCCGGGCGAATCAACCGCGACAATCCGGCCCTGCCGGAAATGCAGATCTCCGCCCGGTTCACCGGCCACACGCAATAGTCCCGTATGTCCGGATGTTCCGGCATTCAGCAATTCCCGCACCAATTCTCGGGTGGATTCCCTGCCGAGCGCCGGCAATGGCCCGGACTCGGAGAGAGGCCCCGTTGTCATGGTGGAACTCCTGAGAAAATTCAGCACGAATAGCGAAAAGCACACGCCTGGTACGTATTCAGACGGTGACCCATATCGTGCCGAGTTACCGCGTGCTGGATATCCTGACAGTCCAGCAGTTTTGGAGCAACGGAATCCGGCGAATTGGTTACCAAAGTCCCATGGTGGGAGCGTCAAGCGGGGTTACGGCAAAAGTTTGCGGAAAAGCCTTGTCCAGCAACAAATACCGCCCGGTCGAATTCTCGACCGGGCGGCAAATGGAACAAATAGGACAATGTAGAACAATGGTCGATCAGTGGTCGATCAGTGGTCGCGCTCGACCACACAATCCGCGAGCTGCATAAGGTCCTTCGCACGCCCGCCGTATCCGGAGATACGCGATTTGGCCGCCCGCACATGACGGATCGATTCGGCCTGCGCCCAGCGCCTGCCACCGGCCCGGGCGATGAGATCGGCGGCGCGCACGGCGGATTGACCGTCCAGCGGCTCGTCCGAGCAGTACAGCTCGGCGAATTCGCGGCCGGCGGCGGTGCCCGATTCGAGCGCCACCACCACCGGCAGACTTCGCTTGTGCCGCAGCAGATCATTGCCGACCGGCTTACCGGTGCGCGCCGGATCGCCCCAGATGCCCATGAGATCGTCCACCAGCTGGAACGCCACGCCCAGTTCGCGGCCGAAGCGATCCATGGCCTCGACCTCCTCCGGCCGGGCGCCGGCGCAGAGCGCACCCATGGCACAGGCGCAGCCGAGCAGCGCGCCGGTCTTGTGCTGCAGGGTTTCCAGGCATTCGTCCAGTGTCACTTCGGGTTTCGTCTCGGCGGCGCAATCGGAATGCTGGCCCAGGCACAGTTCTATGACAGCTTCCTCCAGCCGGGCGATACCGGTCAGGGCCGCGACCGGAGCGCCCGCGAGAGTCCAGATCGCCAAGCCGTGCATGGCATCACCGGCGAGGACCGCATCGTCGATGCCCCAGACCCGCCACACCGTGGGGCGGCCGCGCCGCATCTCATCGCCGTCCATCACATCGTCGTGGATGAGCGTGAAATTGTGCACCAGTTCGATGGCGGCCGCGGCATGCACGGCCCCTGTCGACCATTCCGAATCCCCCCGCTTACCGGCGGCCCGGGCGGAGGCCAGCACCAGCGCGGGCCGCAGCCCCTTACCCGATTCGGCGACCGCGGCGACGCCGGCGGCATTCCACCAGCCGAGGTGATATCCGATCGGAAGCCGCAGCTCCGCGGGCAGCGTATCCACCGCCGCCCGCAGTAGCGGTTTCGTCAATTGGTGTGCGCGAGTGAGGATCTGCGCCGCCCCGTCGCCCCCTTCCCAGGGCGTTCCGGTGTCGAATGCGGGATCTGCCGCTGCCGACGAAGTCATGGCCACCTCCGGTTACTCTTGGAAAACGTTGTCGCCGAATTGATCTCGTGGTCAACGAGTCGGGGAATCCTGGGGAGAAGGGCGAGGGGATCGCTCGGGATGCGGGGGAACCAGCGGGGACCACGTGCAGGCCTTCATGCTCGGGCCCTCCCACTGGACGGATTGCACTGCTTACTGCACCACCATGATCCGAATCACATTCATGGTAAAGGCCCATTGGCTGTTAGCCAACACCTCGCAATCTCCGCAGACCGACCAGTACCTGCACGAGCGACCACCGGAGACCGCATCGAGATAGCCTGAACCGGACGTGGCACCGGCCCCGCAACGGCGGAAGTCACCGCTCCGACGGCACATCGTTGCGCCGCACACCCTTCCGGGTGTATTGCACAGCAACCCACATTCAGGAGGCTCGACACATGTCCGATTCCGCACTCGACCGCGCCGCGATTCTGCGGCGTGTCGGCGCGCACCGCGCCGTTCGCGTGATTGTCGCCGGCGGCGGTACGGGCGGGCACACCTATCCGGCGGTGGCCGCGGTGCGCGCGCTGCGCGATCTCGTCGCCGAGGCGGGCGCGACGGCGACGGTGCTGTGGGTCGGTACGCCGGACAGTCTCGAGCAGCGGGTGGCCGCCGAGAACGAGATCGAGTTCACCGGAATCAAAGCCGGGAAGCTGCGGCGTGATCGCAACCCCCTGCGCATGCTCAATGCCGCCAATGCCAAAGACGCGGTGCGGGTGCCGTTGAGCGTGCTCACGGCGCAGTCGGTCGTGCGGCGATTCCGGCCGGATGCGGTGCTGTGCACCGGCGGTTATGTCTGCGCGCCGATCGGCATGGCCGCGGCGCTGCGGCGACGGCCGCTGGTGATCCACGAGCAGACCACCGGTATCGGCAAGGCCAATCAATTGCTGGCCCGCGCGGCCGATCGCATCGCGCTCAGTTCCGAAGCCTCCGTAGCGCTGCTGCCCGCGAAGGTCCGCGCCCGAGCCCTGGTCACCGGCAATCCCATTCGGCCCGAACTCGCCACCGGCGATGCCGAAGCTGCCGCGCCCGCGCTGGAGTGGACCGGCTACTCCCCCGAGCTGCCCACCGTCTACGTCACCGGTGGCGCACAGGGCGCGGTGCAGATCAACGACCTCATCGCGGAAATCCTGCCGGAACTGCTGACCGTCGCCAATGTCATCCACCAGTGCGGACGGCGCTCCTACGATCAGGTGCGCGAGCGAGCGGCCGCACTTCCGGCCGAACTGCGCGACCGCTATCTGGTCCGCGATTTCCTCGGGGCCGAGCTCCCCGATGTGCTCGCGCTCACCGATGTGGTCGTATCACGTTCCGGCGCAGGCACTCTCGCCGAGCTGACCACCCTCGGCAAACCCGCGGTCCTGATCCCCTACCCGCATTCCGTCGGCGGTGAGCAGATCCGCAATGCCCGCATTCTCGCCGAGCGGGGCGCGGCCCGCGCGCTCATCGGCGAGGAGGCCACCGCCCCCGGACTGCGCACCGCCCTGTTCGAGCTGCTCACCGAAACCGATTCGCGCACCGCAGTTTCCGCCGCCGCCCGCGCCATGGGACACCCCGACGCCGCGGAGCAACTCGCGCTGGCCGTGCTCGACCTAGCGACACGCTGACACTACCAGCCCAGCTCCACGCTGACAGTCCGAGCTCGACGGATCCGCTGACTATGAACAGTCGCACGGCAGCGGATTCGGCACGCCCGACCGTGGTCGACTCCAATTTCGGGTACTGAACCGACTGCCGCTGAGGGGAATTCGACGGGCCGCCCGCCGAATCGATCAGCCGCCGAGGATCAGGCAGCTGCTCGTGGCGGTGGCGAGCAGGGCGCCTTCGGCGTCGCGGACATCCGCTTCGGCGAAGGCAACTCGCCTGCCCGGCTTGGTGACCCAGCCGTGCACGCGCAGTTCACCGGTGTGGGCGTGGATCGGGCGCAGGTAGGTCACCTTGATTTCGATCGAGGTGTAGCCGACATCGGCGGGCAGGGTGGTGTGCACCGCGCAGCCGGCCGCGGAATCGAGCAGGGTGCAGGCCACGCCGCCGTGCACGAGACCGATCGGGTTGTACATGGATTCGTCCGGGGTACAGGCGAAGACGATATCGCCGGGGCCGACGCTGACGGGTCGCATGCCCAGCAGTCCGCCGATGGGCGGGCCCGCGATCTCACCGTCCAGCATGGCGGTGAGGAATTCCAGCCCGGTCCGGCCGGGGGCGGCCGCGAGCGCGATCTTCGGGTCGTGCCAGTACACGGTCTTACTGCGCGGTTCACCCCAGGAGGCGGGGGCGGTGGCCGGTTCGGTCGAGATCGTCATGAGGCCGACCCTAACACCCTGAGTTCATAATGTGAATGCAGATATACTCTGCCCATGGCACGGAACTGTTCGGTGGCGGCCGCACTACAGGTGATCGGTGAGCAGTGGGCGCTGCTCGCCCTGCGCGAGGTATTCATGGGCGTGCGCCGGTTCGACGCCATCCAGGAGGCCACCGGCGCTCCCCGCGCCGTACTCGTCCGCAGATTGCGCACCCTCGTCGAGGCCGGCGTGCTGGAACTGCACGACTATCGGGAACCAGGCTCCCGCACCCGGCAGGAGTACCGCCTCACCGAAGCGGGCCGGGAACTACAACCGGTCCTCACCTCACTCATGCAGTGGGGGGACAAACATCTCGCCGGACCCGACGGACCGCCGCTGTCGGTCCTGCATACCGACTGCGGCGCACCCGTGCGCGCGGTACTCTGCTGCGCCGACGGACACCAGCTCGCCGATACCGGAAGGGAGATAAGTCCGGTTGTCAATCGGCAAAACCCGTCGCGGGCAATACCTTCCGGCGCGTCGCTCAAACAGTGATGTTCACAACCAACCGATCGGCCGGAGAGCGGGTAGTGTCGGAGACGTCAGCAAGTACTCGGCTATTCCAGAGTTTGGAGATGCCATGCAAATCCAGGTCTTCGCCGACAAGCACATCGGCGGCAGCGCGCCCCTCATCGAGCAGGCGCAGGACACCATCGGATCGATCCTGACCTATTACGCGGACCATCTCACCCGCGTCGAGGCCCACATCACGGATGTGAACGGCCACAAGGGCGGATCGGAAGACAAACAGTGCAATCTCGAGGCGCGACCCAAGGGGCAGCCTCCCGTGGCGGTCCGCCACCGCGCCGCGACCGTCGAAGAGGCGTATATCGGCGCCGCCGAAAGCATGGCCCACCTGCTGGACAGCCGATTCGGCCGGCTACATCACACCAAGGGCGGGGACACCATCCGCCATATGCAGCCCGCTGAAATTTAGGCAGGGCTGGAACTCAGGGCAATAAGCCCAGGCGGCGGGCTCGTACCACCGCTTCGTGCCGGGTATGCGCGCCGAGTTTGGTCATGGCACTGCGCAAATAGCTCTTGACCGTCTCGGCGCGCAATGAAAGCCGCAGCGCCGCTTCGATATTCGTACAGCCCAGCGCGATCTGGGCGAGCACGTCGAGTTCCCGGGGCGCCAGCGTCACCTCCCGATCCGGGTCCGCCACGCCGGATACCAATCGTGCCAATCGCTCCGTGACATCCCGTAATTTGCTGCGCGCCTGCGCATCCGAGACGGTGGGGGTGATGCCGCGCAATTCCGCGTGCAGATCCCGGAGCTGTTCGGTGACCATCGCATCCGCACCGGACAGCGGCTGGGCCTGCTGCCCGTCGTGCGCCAGGCGCAGCCGGACCCGCCGGTCCACCTCATCGCGAATCGCGAGTTCCACGCTCAACCGGCGTCCGGCCTGCACCATTTCATCGGCGATCCGGTCCCCGATCGGACCGGACTCCCGATTCGCGACATAGAGCACCGCACGCGCCTCACCGCTCACCACAACGGGCACCGCGACCACCGCGCGCAAGCCCTCGCCGAGCACCGCGCCGTCATAGTGATGCGTGATCGTCGAGGCCGATCGATAGTCCGCCACGGAGCGCGGCCTGCCGGTGGCCACCGCGCTGCCGCCCAGTCCGGAGCTCGGAGCCACCGCCAGCCCCCGCATCCGGTTCGTTCGCGTCCCCACGAACTCGCTGAGCACCAGCGTGCCCGCATGCACCGCGCCGCCGAAGACCACCGGCGCCTTGGACAGCGCGGCGAGCTGCCGCAGCTCGGACCGCAGCACGTCGCTGTCACGCGGACGCAGCAGCCCCTCGGGGGTCTGGTTCATCGGGTACCCCTTTCCGGGGGTAGTCGGTGCCTGAGTGTGACGTGAATCCTAGCTAGGTGAGCATGAGCATGGACCGGCTCCCGCCGGTGAGCTATTCCTTCGGGGTCTGGGACACGCCGCTGCTCGGCGATACCATCGGCACGAACCTCGATCGCACGGTCGCGCGGTTCCCGGACCGCGAGGCCTTGATCGACTACACCACCGGCATCCGGTGGACCTATCGCGAGTTCGCCGCGGAGGTGGACGCACTGGCGCTCGGGCTGCTGGCCACCGGGCTCGGCAAGGGCGACCGGATCGGCATCTGGGCGCCGAACTGCCCGCAGTGGACACTGACGCAGTACGCCGCGGCCAAGATCGGCGCGATCCTGGTGAACATCAATCCCGCCTATCGCGCACACGAGCTGCGATATGTGCTGGGCCAGGCCGGGGTTCACACGCTGATCGCCGCGCCCGCCTTCAAGACCTCCGACTACGCGGCCATGATCGACGAGGTGCGGCCGGACTGCCCGGACCTGGAACAGGTAGTGCTCCTGGACAGCCCGCGGTGGCGGCGACTGTTCGAGACCGGCCGGGCCGGCGATCCGGAGCAGCTGACGCTCGCGCAGTCGGCGCTCTCGGCCGACGATCCGATCAATATCCAGTACACCTCGGGCACAACGGGATTCCCCAAGGGCGCCACCCTCAGCCACCACAATATTCTGAACAACGGCTACTTCGTCGGCGAGCTGTGCGGTTACACCGAACAGGACCGCATCTGCATTCCCGTTCCCTTTTATCACTGCTTCGGCATGGTGATGGGGAATCTGGCCGCGACCAGTCACGGCGCGGCCATGATCATTCCGGCGCCCTCCTTCGAGCCGCGCGCCACCCTGGAAGCCGTTGCCGCCGAACGCTGCACCTCGCTGTACGGGGTGCCGACCATGTTCATCGCCGAGCTCGCCGATCCGGAATTCGACTCCTACGATCTGTCCAGTCTGCGCACCGGGATCATGGCCGGATCACCCTGCCCGATCGAGGTGATGAAGCAGGTCATCGAGCGCATGGGCATGCGCGAGGTGAGCATCTGCTACGGCATGACCGAAACATCCCCGGTCAGCACGCAGACCCGCGCCGGCGACACCGTCGAGCAGCGCACCGCCACCGTAGGCCGGGCCGGACCGCATCTGGAGATCAAGATCGTCGACCCGGTCACGGGGCGGACCGTACCGCGCGGCAGCACCGGTGAGCTGTGCACCCGCGGCTACTCCGTCATGCTCGGCTACTGGAACGATCCCGAGAAGACCACGGAGGCCATCGATTCCGCCCGCTGGATGCACACCGGCGATCTCGGCGCCATGGACGCCGACGGGTACATCGCGGTCACCGGGCGCATCAAGGACATGGTCATTCGCGGCGGCGAGAACATCTACCCGCGCGAGATCGAGGAGTTCCTCTACAGCCATCCCGACATTCTCGACGCCCAGGTGATCGGGGTGCCCGACGCCAAGTACGGCGAGGAACTGATGGTGTGGATTCGCATGCGCGAGAACGCGACCCCGCTCACCCCCGAAACACTGCGCGCATTCTGCACCGGGCAGCTGGCCCACTACAAGATTCCCCGGTACGTGCACGTCGTGGACGAATTCCCGATGACCGTCACCGGCAAGATCCGCAAGATCGAGATGCGCGAGGTCGCCGTGCGGCTGCTCGGGCAGTCCACCGAGGAGCAGGCATGACCGAGTCGTACAGCGCCAATACCCGGGCCTACCGGGCCGCCCGCGACCAGCTCGTCGCGGCCGCGACCGATTACCGCACGGCGGTGGACACCTTCGAATGGCCGCGGCTGACCGGCATATTCAACTGGGCGACCGACTGGTTCGACGTCATCGCCCGCGGTAACGACCGCACCGCGCTGTGGATCGTCGAGCAGAACGGCGACGAGCAGCGCATCACCTTCGACGAGATGGCCACGCGCTCGGATCGAGTGGCGACCTGGCTGGCCGGGCTCGGCGTCGGCAAGGGCGACCGGGTCATGCTCATGCTCGGCAATCAGGCCGAACTCTGGGAGGCCATGCTGGCGGTGGCCAAGCTCGGCGCGGTCATCATGCCGACCACCGCCGCGCTCGGCCCGGAGGATCTCGCCGACCGGATCGGCCGGGGCGGTGCGGGATTCGTCCTCGTCAATGCCGCCGATACCGCCAAGTTCGCCGAGGTGCCCGGTGACTACCGTCGAATCGCGGTGGGCGAGACGGTATCCGGCTGGCACTCCTACGGCGATAGCGCGACGGTGGAGTCCAGCGGTCCGTTCACCGCCGTCACCGCGGTGGACGATCCGCTGCTGGTGTACTTCACCTCCGGCACCACCAGCAAGCCGAAAATGGTGCAGCACTCGCAGATCAGCTATCCGGTCGGCCATCTGACCACCATGTACTGGATCGGGGTGCGCCCCGGCGACGTCCATCTGGCCATCAGCGCACCCGGCTGGGCCAAGCACGCCTGGAGCTGCTTCTTCGCGCCCTGGCTGGCCGAGGCGACCGTATTCGTCTACAACTACGGTCGTTTCGACGCGGCGGCGCTGCTGGAGCAATTGCGCCGGGCGCAGGTGAACACGTTCTGCGCGCCACCGACGGTGTGGCGCATGCTGATTCAGTCCGATCTCGGCGAGCGACCGGCCGGTCTGCGCGAAATCCTCGGCGCCGGTGAGCCTCTCAATCCGGATGTGATCACCCAGGTCGAGAAGGCGTGGGGACTGACCATTCGTGACGGCTTCGGACAGACCGAGACCACGCTGCAGGTGGGCAATATGCCGGGACAGCAGGTCAAGCCCGGTTCCATGGGCCGACCGGCCCCCGGAGTGCCCGTCATACTGGTGGATCCCCTCACCGGAGAACTCGCTGATGAGGGCGAAATCTGCCTCGACCTGGGCTACACTCCGGTCAACCTGATGACCGGATATTTGGGCGATCCGGAACGCAATGCCGCTGTCACGGCGGGGGGCTTCTACCACTCCGGTGATGTCGCCTCACGCGACGACGACGGATATATCACCTATATCGGCCGCACCGACGACGTCTTCAAGTCCTCCGACTACAAGGTGTCGCCGTTCGAGCTGGAAAGCGTGCTGATCGAGCACCCAGCCGTGGTCGAAGCAGCGGTCGTCCCAGCCCCCGACGACACTCGCCTCGCGGTGCCCAAGGCGTATGTTTCACTCGCCGCCGGTTGGGAACCCGATCGCGAAACCGCCCGCGCCATCCTCGACTACGCCCGCGACCACCTCGCGCCCTACCTACGGGTGCGCCGCGTGGAGTTCACCGAGCTACCGAAAACCATCTCCGGCAAGATTCGCCGCGTCGACCTGCGCCACCGCGAGGAGCAGGCACACGCGACGGGAACAGCCATACCCACCGAGTACCGATACGAGGACATTCTCTCCGATCCGAAGCCGTAGTCCCTTACACCGCAACCTCATTCCGACGACCGATTGGAGCCTTGCGTGCTGCCCCACAGTGTGGAGACCGCCACCGCATACGTCATCGCCGCCCTCGAGGACAAGGGCACTGCTACCCGCGACGATTTCGACGTATCCGGCATCGTCAGCGCAACCCATCAAATCGCCGAGACGTGGGATTTCCATTCGGTGGACCGCGACCGGTTCTGGGGAATCGCCGCCACATTCCTGAAACCGTGAACTGATTCGACTCGGCCGCTGCGCGGCGCCTCGACTCGGCCGCTGCGCGGCAACCGGATTCGGCCGGCGTCCCCTGCGGGCGCCGGCCGATCCTACGGTGAATGCCGAGGCCAGGTGGCCGATCGGGCGTACACTGGAGCTCTGCCTGCTATGAGTCTGTTCACCAAGCTCACGAACCGTGGCAGCTCACTGGAGAGGGCATCTGATGACGACGGTTCCTGAGCAGACGGTCTCCCTCTCGCATTCACCGTCCACGGCCCGCCTCCGGCCGAATAACCCTGGCGTGCACGATCATCGAATACCCCGGCTGCGCTCGTCGTCGACAACGGGCTGACATTCACAGTCGGGGAAACGAATGCCGCCGTTCATGGACCGCAATGACGCGGGCCGGCAGTTGGCCGGACTGCTGTCGGCCTTTCGCGGCCATGATGTGGTCGTCCTCGCCCTACCCGGCGGCGGGGTCCGGGTCGCGCACGAAATCGCGGCCCGGCTGCGCGTACTGCTGGATGTGATCCTGGTGCAACCGCTGGCTGTGGCCCGGTGCCCCGATCTCGTCTACGGGCTGCTCGGCGAGGAGCACACCCTGCTGATCGATACCGCCGCCGTGGCGCGCGGGGAGCTCTGCGACGAGGAACGCGAACACACCGAGCAGCTGCAATCGAAGATCCTGCGCCACAGCGCTTTCAGTTTCCGCGGTGAATATCCGCGGCTGAGC encodes the following:
- a CDS encoding AMP-binding protein, whose amino-acid sequence is MTESYSANTRAYRAARDQLVAAATDYRTAVDTFEWPRLTGIFNWATDWFDVIARGNDRTALWIVEQNGDEQRITFDEMATRSDRVATWLAGLGVGKGDRVMLMLGNQAELWEAMLAVAKLGAVIMPTTAALGPEDLADRIGRGGAGFVLVNAADTAKFAEVPGDYRRIAVGETVSGWHSYGDSATVESSGPFTAVTAVDDPLLVYFTSGTTSKPKMVQHSQISYPVGHLTTMYWIGVRPGDVHLAISAPGWAKHAWSCFFAPWLAEATVFVYNYGRFDAAALLEQLRRAQVNTFCAPPTVWRMLIQSDLGERPAGLREILGAGEPLNPDVITQVEKAWGLTIRDGFGQTETTLQVGNMPGQQVKPGSMGRPAPGVPVILVDPLTGELADEGEICLDLGYTPVNLMTGYLGDPERNAAVTAGGFYHSGDVASRDDDGYITYIGRTDDVFKSSDYKVSPFELESVLIEHPAVVEAAVVPAPDDTRLAVPKAYVSLAAGWEPDRETARAILDYARDHLAPYLRVRRVEFTELPKTISGKIRRVDLRHREEQAHATGTAIPTEYRYEDILSDPKP
- a CDS encoding AMP-binding protein, producing MSMDRLPPVSYSFGVWDTPLLGDTIGTNLDRTVARFPDREALIDYTTGIRWTYREFAAEVDALALGLLATGLGKGDRIGIWAPNCPQWTLTQYAAAKIGAILVNINPAYRAHELRYVLGQAGVHTLIAAPAFKTSDYAAMIDEVRPDCPDLEQVVLLDSPRWRRLFETGRAGDPEQLTLAQSALSADDPINIQYTSGTTGFPKGATLSHHNILNNGYFVGELCGYTEQDRICIPVPFYHCFGMVMGNLAATSHGAAMIIPAPSFEPRATLEAVAAERCTSLYGVPTMFIAELADPEFDSYDLSSLRTGIMAGSPCPIEVMKQVIERMGMREVSICYGMTETSPVSTQTRAGDTVEQRTATVGRAGPHLEIKIVDPVTGRTVPRGSTGELCTRGYSVMLGYWNDPEKTTEAIDSARWMHTGDLGAMDADGYIAVTGRIKDMVIRGGENIYPREIEEFLYSHPDILDAQVIGVPDAKYGEELMVWIRMRENATPLTPETLRAFCTGQLAHYKIPRYVHVVDEFPMTVTGKIRKIEMREVAVRLLGQSTEEQA